A single genomic interval of Heliangelus exortis chromosome 11, bHelExo1.hap1, whole genome shotgun sequence harbors:
- the SPPL2A gene encoding signal peptide peptidase-like 2A isoform X5: MKDKAVAVMRGNCTFLEKAKIAQSSGAKMLLVASKSRLSPISDNKTDFEDVTIPIALIRYNDLVDMQLTLGNEVNVTLYSPPLLDFDCSIVVIFLIAVFTVALGGYWSGVAELENLKAVASPGERETRQKKEENVTFTPMTVILFVVICCVMLVLLYFFYKWLVYVIISVFCLASATSLYNCLAALIGYIPFGQCRIACCNKSIEVRLIFLAAFCIAAAVTWAVFRNEDRWAWILQDILGVAFCLNFIKTLKMPNFKSCVILLGLLLLYDVFFVFITPFITKNGASIMVEVAAGPFGNSEKNDGNLVEVPTERSAPHEKLPVVIRVPRLEYSASTLCDLPFSLLGFGDIIVPGLLVAYCRRFDVQTRSPSIYYISCTIAYAIGMVLTFVVLALMKMGQPALLYLVPCTLITSSLVAWRRKEMKKFWKGSSYQMMEHMDYTGNEESTASAS; this comes from the exons ATGAAGGACAAGGCAGTTGCAGTGATGAGAGGAAACTGCACTTTCttggagaaagcaaaaatagcACAAAGTTCGGGTGCTAAAATGCTGTTGGTTGCCAGTAAATCCAGGCTG TCTCCTATTTCAGATAACAAGACTGATTTTGAAGATGTGACTATTCCAATTGCTCTTATAAGATATAATGACCTAGTAGATATGCAGCTG ACACTTGGAAATGAAGTTAATGTGACTCTGTATTCACCACCTTTGCTGGATTTTGACTGCAGTATAGTTGTCATCTTCCTAATTGCTGTTTTTACAGTGGCACTAGGAGGCTACTGGAGTGGAGTAGCAGAACT TGAGAATTTGAAAGCTGTAGCAAGTcctggggagagagaaacaagacagaagaaggaagaaaatgttacTTTCACCCCTATGACAGTTATCTTGTTCGTTGTCATCTGTTGTGTCATGCTGGTCTTACTTTATTTCTTCTACAAATGGTTAG TTTATGTGATAATATCAGTCTTCTGCTTGGCATCTGCAACGAGTCTGTACAACTGTCTTGCAGCATTAATAGGATATATTCCATTTGGGCAGTGCAG gattGCATGTTGCAACAAAAGCATTGAAGTCAGGcttatttttcttgctgcatTCTGCATAGCAGCAGCTGTCACCTGGGCAGTGTTTCGAAATGAAGATAG gtgGGCTTGGATTTTGCAAGATATTTTGGGAGTTGCTTTCTGCCTAAACTttattaaaacactgaaaatgccCAACTTTAAG tccTGTGTGATACTTCTAGGCCTTCTCCTTTTATATGATGTGTTCTTTGTCTTCATAACACCATTTATCACAAAG AATGGGGCAAGTATTATGGTTGAAGTTGCAGCTGGTCCTTTTGGAAACAGTGAAAAG AATGATGGAAACTTGGTGGAAGTCCCTACTGAACGCTCAGCTCCCCATGAGAAA TTACCCGTGGTTATTAGAGTGCCTAGACTTGAATACTCTGCATCAACACTCTGTGACTTGCCATTTTCATTGTTGGGTTTTGGAGACATTATTGTGCCAG ggCTTCTGGTTGCCTATTGTCGAAGATTTGATGTTCAAACACGTTCACCCTCTATATACTACATTTCCTGTACAATAG cttatGCCATTGGTATGGTGCTGACTTTTGTTGTTTTGGCACTAATGAAGATGGGACAACCTGCCCTTCTCTATCTCGTGCCATGTACACTCATTACAAGCTCACTTGTTGCTTGGAGGCGCAAAGAGATGAAGAAGTTTTGGAAAGGAAGCAGTTACCAG ATGATGGAACACATGGATTATACAGGAAATGAAGAAAGCACAGCATCAGCCAGTTAA
- the SPPL2A gene encoding signal peptide peptidase-like 2A isoform X4, producing the protein MKDKAVAVMRGNCTFLEKAKIAQSSGAKMLLVASKSRLSPISDNKTDFEDVTIPIALIRYNDLVDMQLTLGNEVNVTLYSPPLLDFDCSIVVIFLIAVFTVALGGYWSGVAELENLKAVASPGERETRQKKEENVTFTPMTVILFVVICCVMLVLLYFFYKWLVYVIISVFCLASATSLYNCLAALIGYIPFGQCRIACCNKSIEVRLIFLAAFCIAAAVTWAVFRNEDRWAWILQDILGVAFCLNFIKTLKMPNFKSCVILLGLLLLYDVFFVFITPFITKNGASIMVEVAAGPFGNSEKNDGNLVEVPTERSAPHEKLPVVIRVPRLEYSASTLCDLPFSLLGFGDIIVPGLLVAYCRRFDVQTRSPSIYYISCTIAYAIGMVLTFVVLALMKMGQPALLYLVPCTLITSSLVAWRRKEMKKFWKGSSYQVSDSSRTPLLQDDGTHGLYRK; encoded by the exons ATGAAGGACAAGGCAGTTGCAGTGATGAGAGGAAACTGCACTTTCttggagaaagcaaaaatagcACAAAGTTCGGGTGCTAAAATGCTGTTGGTTGCCAGTAAATCCAGGCTG TCTCCTATTTCAGATAACAAGACTGATTTTGAAGATGTGACTATTCCAATTGCTCTTATAAGATATAATGACCTAGTAGATATGCAGCTG ACACTTGGAAATGAAGTTAATGTGACTCTGTATTCACCACCTTTGCTGGATTTTGACTGCAGTATAGTTGTCATCTTCCTAATTGCTGTTTTTACAGTGGCACTAGGAGGCTACTGGAGTGGAGTAGCAGAACT TGAGAATTTGAAAGCTGTAGCAAGTcctggggagagagaaacaagacagaagaaggaagaaaatgttacTTTCACCCCTATGACAGTTATCTTGTTCGTTGTCATCTGTTGTGTCATGCTGGTCTTACTTTATTTCTTCTACAAATGGTTAG TTTATGTGATAATATCAGTCTTCTGCTTGGCATCTGCAACGAGTCTGTACAACTGTCTTGCAGCATTAATAGGATATATTCCATTTGGGCAGTGCAG gattGCATGTTGCAACAAAAGCATTGAAGTCAGGcttatttttcttgctgcatTCTGCATAGCAGCAGCTGTCACCTGGGCAGTGTTTCGAAATGAAGATAG gtgGGCTTGGATTTTGCAAGATATTTTGGGAGTTGCTTTCTGCCTAAACTttattaaaacactgaaaatgccCAACTTTAAG tccTGTGTGATACTTCTAGGCCTTCTCCTTTTATATGATGTGTTCTTTGTCTTCATAACACCATTTATCACAAAG AATGGGGCAAGTATTATGGTTGAAGTTGCAGCTGGTCCTTTTGGAAACAGTGAAAAG AATGATGGAAACTTGGTGGAAGTCCCTACTGAACGCTCAGCTCCCCATGAGAAA TTACCCGTGGTTATTAGAGTGCCTAGACTTGAATACTCTGCATCAACACTCTGTGACTTGCCATTTTCATTGTTGGGTTTTGGAGACATTATTGTGCCAG ggCTTCTGGTTGCCTATTGTCGAAGATTTGATGTTCAAACACGTTCACCCTCTATATACTACATTTCCTGTACAATAG cttatGCCATTGGTATGGTGCTGACTTTTGTTGTTTTGGCACTAATGAAGATGGGACAACCTGCCCTTCTCTATCTCGTGCCATGTACACTCATTACAAGCTCACTTGTTGCTTGGAGGCGCAAAGAGATGAAGAAGTTTTGGAAAGGAAGCAGTTACCAG GTATCGGACTCCTCCAGGACGCCTTTGCTGCAAG ATGATGGAACACATGGATTATACAGGAAATGA
- the SPPL2A gene encoding signal peptide peptidase-like 2A isoform X1, whose product MRAAGLLWAALWALLLPPVTADEGILHASGSGVPPVTKDYCIIYNSNWLSLPKSLDNATFSTLENLTSTVLCNYSEVPSGLMKDKAVAVMRGNCTFLEKAKIAQSSGAKMLLVASKSRLSPISDNKTDFEDVTIPIALIRYNDLVDMQLTLGNEVNVTLYSPPLLDFDCSIVVIFLIAVFTVALGGYWSGVAELENLKAVASPGERETRQKKEENVTFTPMTVILFVVICCVMLVLLYFFYKWLVYVIISVFCLASATSLYNCLAALIGYIPFGQCRIACCNKSIEVRLIFLAAFCIAAAVTWAVFRNEDRWAWILQDILGVAFCLNFIKTLKMPNFKSCVILLGLLLLYDVFFVFITPFITKNGASIMVEVAAGPFGNSEKNDGNLVEVPTERSAPHEKLPVVIRVPRLEYSASTLCDLPFSLLGFGDIIVPGLLVAYCRRFDVQTRSPSIYYISCTIAYAIGMVLTFVVLALMKMGQPALLYLVPCTLITSSLVAWRRKEMKKFWKGSSYQMMEHMDYTGNEESTASAS is encoded by the exons ATGAGGGCCGCCGGGCTGCTGTGGGCCGCGCTGTGGGCCCTGCTGCTCCCGCCG GTAACTGCAGATGAGGGGATCCTGCATGCTTCTGGAAGTGGTGTACCTCCAGTAACAAAGGATTACTGCATAATTTACAATTCTAATTGGTTATCtcttccaaagagcctggaCAATGCT aCTTTCAGCACTCTGGAAAATCTGACTTCTACAGTACTCTGCAATTATTCTGAAGTTCCTTCTGGCTTGATGAAGGACAAGGCAGTTGCAGTGATGAGAGGAAACTGCACTTTCttggagaaagcaaaaatagcACAAAGTTCGGGTGCTAAAATGCTGTTGGTTGCCAGTAAATCCAGGCTG TCTCCTATTTCAGATAACAAGACTGATTTTGAAGATGTGACTATTCCAATTGCTCTTATAAGATATAATGACCTAGTAGATATGCAGCTG ACACTTGGAAATGAAGTTAATGTGACTCTGTATTCACCACCTTTGCTGGATTTTGACTGCAGTATAGTTGTCATCTTCCTAATTGCTGTTTTTACAGTGGCACTAGGAGGCTACTGGAGTGGAGTAGCAGAACT TGAGAATTTGAAAGCTGTAGCAAGTcctggggagagagaaacaagacagaagaaggaagaaaatgttacTTTCACCCCTATGACAGTTATCTTGTTCGTTGTCATCTGTTGTGTCATGCTGGTCTTACTTTATTTCTTCTACAAATGGTTAG TTTATGTGATAATATCAGTCTTCTGCTTGGCATCTGCAACGAGTCTGTACAACTGTCTTGCAGCATTAATAGGATATATTCCATTTGGGCAGTGCAG gattGCATGTTGCAACAAAAGCATTGAAGTCAGGcttatttttcttgctgcatTCTGCATAGCAGCAGCTGTCACCTGGGCAGTGTTTCGAAATGAAGATAG gtgGGCTTGGATTTTGCAAGATATTTTGGGAGTTGCTTTCTGCCTAAACTttattaaaacactgaaaatgccCAACTTTAAG tccTGTGTGATACTTCTAGGCCTTCTCCTTTTATATGATGTGTTCTTTGTCTTCATAACACCATTTATCACAAAG AATGGGGCAAGTATTATGGTTGAAGTTGCAGCTGGTCCTTTTGGAAACAGTGAAAAG AATGATGGAAACTTGGTGGAAGTCCCTACTGAACGCTCAGCTCCCCATGAGAAA TTACCCGTGGTTATTAGAGTGCCTAGACTTGAATACTCTGCATCAACACTCTGTGACTTGCCATTTTCATTGTTGGGTTTTGGAGACATTATTGTGCCAG ggCTTCTGGTTGCCTATTGTCGAAGATTTGATGTTCAAACACGTTCACCCTCTATATACTACATTTCCTGTACAATAG cttatGCCATTGGTATGGTGCTGACTTTTGTTGTTTTGGCACTAATGAAGATGGGACAACCTGCCCTTCTCTATCTCGTGCCATGTACACTCATTACAAGCTCACTTGTTGCTTGGAGGCGCAAAGAGATGAAGAAGTTTTGGAAAGGAAGCAGTTACCAG ATGATGGAACACATGGATTATACAGGAAATGAAGAAAGCACAGCATCAGCCAGTTAA
- the SPPL2A gene encoding signal peptide peptidase-like 2A isoform X2, whose translation MRAAGLLWAALWALLLPPVTADEGILHASGSGVPPVTKDYCIIYNSNWLSLPKSLDNATFSTLENLTSTVLCNYSEVPSGLMKDKAVAVMRGNCTFLEKAKIAQSSGAKMLLVASKSRLSPISDNKTDFEDVTIPIALIRYNDLVDMQLTLGNEVNVTLYSPPLLDFDCSIVVIFLIAVFTVALGGYWSGVAELENLKAVASPGERETRQKKEENVTFTPMTVILFVVICCVMLVLLYFFYKWLVYVIISVFCLASATSLYNCLAALIGYIPFGQCRIACCNKSIEVRLIFLAAFCIAAAVTWAVFRNEDRWAWILQDILGVAFCLNFIKTLKMPNFKSCVILLGLLLLYDVFFVFITPFITKNGASIMVEVAAGPFGNSEKLPVVIRVPRLEYSASTLCDLPFSLLGFGDIIVPGLLVAYCRRFDVQTRSPSIYYISCTIAYAIGMVLTFVVLALMKMGQPALLYLVPCTLITSSLVAWRRKEMKKFWKGSSYQVSDSSRTPLLQDDGTHGLYRK comes from the exons ATGAGGGCCGCCGGGCTGCTGTGGGCCGCGCTGTGGGCCCTGCTGCTCCCGCCG GTAACTGCAGATGAGGGGATCCTGCATGCTTCTGGAAGTGGTGTACCTCCAGTAACAAAGGATTACTGCATAATTTACAATTCTAATTGGTTATCtcttccaaagagcctggaCAATGCT aCTTTCAGCACTCTGGAAAATCTGACTTCTACAGTACTCTGCAATTATTCTGAAGTTCCTTCTGGCTTGATGAAGGACAAGGCAGTTGCAGTGATGAGAGGAAACTGCACTTTCttggagaaagcaaaaatagcACAAAGTTCGGGTGCTAAAATGCTGTTGGTTGCCAGTAAATCCAGGCTG TCTCCTATTTCAGATAACAAGACTGATTTTGAAGATGTGACTATTCCAATTGCTCTTATAAGATATAATGACCTAGTAGATATGCAGCTG ACACTTGGAAATGAAGTTAATGTGACTCTGTATTCACCACCTTTGCTGGATTTTGACTGCAGTATAGTTGTCATCTTCCTAATTGCTGTTTTTACAGTGGCACTAGGAGGCTACTGGAGTGGAGTAGCAGAACT TGAGAATTTGAAAGCTGTAGCAAGTcctggggagagagaaacaagacagaagaaggaagaaaatgttacTTTCACCCCTATGACAGTTATCTTGTTCGTTGTCATCTGTTGTGTCATGCTGGTCTTACTTTATTTCTTCTACAAATGGTTAG TTTATGTGATAATATCAGTCTTCTGCTTGGCATCTGCAACGAGTCTGTACAACTGTCTTGCAGCATTAATAGGATATATTCCATTTGGGCAGTGCAG gattGCATGTTGCAACAAAAGCATTGAAGTCAGGcttatttttcttgctgcatTCTGCATAGCAGCAGCTGTCACCTGGGCAGTGTTTCGAAATGAAGATAG gtgGGCTTGGATTTTGCAAGATATTTTGGGAGTTGCTTTCTGCCTAAACTttattaaaacactgaaaatgccCAACTTTAAG tccTGTGTGATACTTCTAGGCCTTCTCCTTTTATATGATGTGTTCTTTGTCTTCATAACACCATTTATCACAAAG AATGGGGCAAGTATTATGGTTGAAGTTGCAGCTGGTCCTTTTGGAAACAGTGAAAAG TTACCCGTGGTTATTAGAGTGCCTAGACTTGAATACTCTGCATCAACACTCTGTGACTTGCCATTTTCATTGTTGGGTTTTGGAGACATTATTGTGCCAG ggCTTCTGGTTGCCTATTGTCGAAGATTTGATGTTCAAACACGTTCACCCTCTATATACTACATTTCCTGTACAATAG cttatGCCATTGGTATGGTGCTGACTTTTGTTGTTTTGGCACTAATGAAGATGGGACAACCTGCCCTTCTCTATCTCGTGCCATGTACACTCATTACAAGCTCACTTGTTGCTTGGAGGCGCAAAGAGATGAAGAAGTTTTGGAAAGGAAGCAGTTACCAG GTATCGGACTCCTCCAGGACGCCTTTGCTGCAAG ATGATGGAACACATGGATTATACAGGAAATGA
- the SPPL2A gene encoding signal peptide peptidase-like 2A isoform X6, which produces MRAAGLLWAALWALLLPPVTADEGILHASGSGVPPVTKDYCIIYNSNWLSLPKSLDNATFSTLENLTSTVLCNYSEVPSGLMKDKAVAVMRGNCTFLEKAKIAQSSGAKMLLVASKSRLSPISDNKTDFEDVTIPIALIRYNDLVDMQLTLGNEVNVTLYSPPLLDFDCSIVVIFLIAVFTVALGGYWSGVAELENLKAVASPGERETRQKKEENVTFTPMTVILFVVICCVMLVLLYFFYKWLVYVIISVFCLASATSLYNCLAALIGYIPFGQCRIACCNKSIEVRLIFLAAFCIAAAVTWAVFRNEDRWAWILQDILGVAFCLNFIKTLKMPNFKSCVILLGLLLLYDVFFVFITPFITKNGASIMVEVAAGPFGNSEKNDGNLVEVPTERSAPHEKLPVVIRVPRLEYSASTLCDLPFSLLGFGDIIVPGLLVAYCRRFDVQTRSPSIYYISCTIAYAIGMVLTFVVLALMKMGQPALLYLVPCTLITSSLVAWRRKEMKKFWKGSSYQVSDSSRTPLLQDDGTHGLYRK; this is translated from the exons ATGAGGGCCGCCGGGCTGCTGTGGGCCGCGCTGTGGGCCCTGCTGCTCCCGCCG GTAACTGCAGATGAGGGGATCCTGCATGCTTCTGGAAGTGGTGTACCTCCAGTAACAAAGGATTACTGCATAATTTACAATTCTAATTGGTTATCtcttccaaagagcctggaCAATGCT aCTTTCAGCACTCTGGAAAATCTGACTTCTACAGTACTCTGCAATTATTCTGAAGTTCCTTCTGGCTTGATGAAGGACAAGGCAGTTGCAGTGATGAGAGGAAACTGCACTTTCttggagaaagcaaaaatagcACAAAGTTCGGGTGCTAAAATGCTGTTGGTTGCCAGTAAATCCAGGCTG TCTCCTATTTCAGATAACAAGACTGATTTTGAAGATGTGACTATTCCAATTGCTCTTATAAGATATAATGACCTAGTAGATATGCAGCTG ACACTTGGAAATGAAGTTAATGTGACTCTGTATTCACCACCTTTGCTGGATTTTGACTGCAGTATAGTTGTCATCTTCCTAATTGCTGTTTTTACAGTGGCACTAGGAGGCTACTGGAGTGGAGTAGCAGAACT TGAGAATTTGAAAGCTGTAGCAAGTcctggggagagagaaacaagacagaagaaggaagaaaatgttacTTTCACCCCTATGACAGTTATCTTGTTCGTTGTCATCTGTTGTGTCATGCTGGTCTTACTTTATTTCTTCTACAAATGGTTAG TTTATGTGATAATATCAGTCTTCTGCTTGGCATCTGCAACGAGTCTGTACAACTGTCTTGCAGCATTAATAGGATATATTCCATTTGGGCAGTGCAG gattGCATGTTGCAACAAAAGCATTGAAGTCAGGcttatttttcttgctgcatTCTGCATAGCAGCAGCTGTCACCTGGGCAGTGTTTCGAAATGAAGATAG gtgGGCTTGGATTTTGCAAGATATTTTGGGAGTTGCTTTCTGCCTAAACTttattaaaacactgaaaatgccCAACTTTAAG tccTGTGTGATACTTCTAGGCCTTCTCCTTTTATATGATGTGTTCTTTGTCTTCATAACACCATTTATCACAAAG AATGGGGCAAGTATTATGGTTGAAGTTGCAGCTGGTCCTTTTGGAAACAGTGAAAAG AATGATGGAAACTTGGTGGAAGTCCCTACTGAACGCTCAGCTCCCCATGAGAAA TTACCCGTGGTTATTAGAGTGCCTAGACTTGAATACTCTGCATCAACACTCTGTGACTTGCCATTTTCATTGTTGGGTTTTGGAGACATTATTGTGCCAG ggCTTCTGGTTGCCTATTGTCGAAGATTTGATGTTCAAACACGTTCACCCTCTATATACTACATTTCCTGTACAATAG cttatGCCATTGGTATGGTGCTGACTTTTGTTGTTTTGGCACTAATGAAGATGGGACAACCTGCCCTTCTCTATCTCGTGCCATGTACACTCATTACAAGCTCACTTGTTGCTTGGAGGCGCAAAGAGATGAAGAAGTTTTGGAAAGGAAGCAGTTACCAG GTATCGGACTCCTCCAGGACGCCTTTGCTGCAAG ATGATGGAACACATGGATTATACAGGAAATGA
- the SPPL2A gene encoding signal peptide peptidase-like 2A isoform X3, translated as MRAAGLLWAALWALLLPPVTADEGILHASGSGVPPVTKDYCIIYNSNWLSLPKSLDNATFSTLENLTSTVLCNYSEVPSGLMKDKAVAVMRGNCTFLEKAKIAQSSGAKMLLVASKSRLSPISDNKTDFEDVTIPIALIRYNDLVDMQLTLGNEVNVTLYSPPLLDFDCSIVVIFLIAVFTVALGGYWSGVAELENLKAVASPGERETRQKKEENVTFTPMTVILFVVICCVMLVLLYFFYKWLVYVIISVFCLASATSLYNCLAALIGYIPFGQCRIACCNKSIEVRLIFLAAFCIAAAVTWAVFRNEDRWAWILQDILGVAFCLNFIKTLKMPNFKSCVILLGLLLLYDVFFVFITPFITKNGASIMVEVAAGPFGNSEKLPVVIRVPRLEYSASTLCDLPFSLLGFGDIIVPGLLVAYCRRFDVQTRSPSIYYISCTIAYAIGMVLTFVVLALMKMGQPALLYLVPCTLITSSLVAWRRKEMKKFWKGSSYQMMEHMDYTGNEESTASAS; from the exons ATGAGGGCCGCCGGGCTGCTGTGGGCCGCGCTGTGGGCCCTGCTGCTCCCGCCG GTAACTGCAGATGAGGGGATCCTGCATGCTTCTGGAAGTGGTGTACCTCCAGTAACAAAGGATTACTGCATAATTTACAATTCTAATTGGTTATCtcttccaaagagcctggaCAATGCT aCTTTCAGCACTCTGGAAAATCTGACTTCTACAGTACTCTGCAATTATTCTGAAGTTCCTTCTGGCTTGATGAAGGACAAGGCAGTTGCAGTGATGAGAGGAAACTGCACTTTCttggagaaagcaaaaatagcACAAAGTTCGGGTGCTAAAATGCTGTTGGTTGCCAGTAAATCCAGGCTG TCTCCTATTTCAGATAACAAGACTGATTTTGAAGATGTGACTATTCCAATTGCTCTTATAAGATATAATGACCTAGTAGATATGCAGCTG ACACTTGGAAATGAAGTTAATGTGACTCTGTATTCACCACCTTTGCTGGATTTTGACTGCAGTATAGTTGTCATCTTCCTAATTGCTGTTTTTACAGTGGCACTAGGAGGCTACTGGAGTGGAGTAGCAGAACT TGAGAATTTGAAAGCTGTAGCAAGTcctggggagagagaaacaagacagaagaaggaagaaaatgttacTTTCACCCCTATGACAGTTATCTTGTTCGTTGTCATCTGTTGTGTCATGCTGGTCTTACTTTATTTCTTCTACAAATGGTTAG TTTATGTGATAATATCAGTCTTCTGCTTGGCATCTGCAACGAGTCTGTACAACTGTCTTGCAGCATTAATAGGATATATTCCATTTGGGCAGTGCAG gattGCATGTTGCAACAAAAGCATTGAAGTCAGGcttatttttcttgctgcatTCTGCATAGCAGCAGCTGTCACCTGGGCAGTGTTTCGAAATGAAGATAG gtgGGCTTGGATTTTGCAAGATATTTTGGGAGTTGCTTTCTGCCTAAACTttattaaaacactgaaaatgccCAACTTTAAG tccTGTGTGATACTTCTAGGCCTTCTCCTTTTATATGATGTGTTCTTTGTCTTCATAACACCATTTATCACAAAG AATGGGGCAAGTATTATGGTTGAAGTTGCAGCTGGTCCTTTTGGAAACAGTGAAAAG TTACCCGTGGTTATTAGAGTGCCTAGACTTGAATACTCTGCATCAACACTCTGTGACTTGCCATTTTCATTGTTGGGTTTTGGAGACATTATTGTGCCAG ggCTTCTGGTTGCCTATTGTCGAAGATTTGATGTTCAAACACGTTCACCCTCTATATACTACATTTCCTGTACAATAG cttatGCCATTGGTATGGTGCTGACTTTTGTTGTTTTGGCACTAATGAAGATGGGACAACCTGCCCTTCTCTATCTCGTGCCATGTACACTCATTACAAGCTCACTTGTTGCTTGGAGGCGCAAAGAGATGAAGAAGTTTTGGAAAGGAAGCAGTTACCAG ATGATGGAACACATGGATTATACAGGAAATGAAGAAAGCACAGCATCAGCCAGTTAA